A stretch of Electrophorus electricus isolate fEleEle1 chromosome 3, fEleEle1.pri, whole genome shotgun sequence DNA encodes these proteins:
- the bpnt1 gene encoding 3'(2'),5'-bisphosphate nucleotidase 1 isoform X1: MASSPVVVMRLLASAYAVAEKAGTIVRKVLYSGDLGIVEKTGVNDLQTLADRLVQKSICASLSQNFPRITIIGEEDLPSEAVEEDLIEISQYDAILQKPCPDEYSNLKEEELVVWVDPLDGTKEYTEAARLLDSPVVIKKLLKPHRTPTRLLDHVTVLIGIAYKGKAIAGVINQPFYNYQVGADATLGRTLWGMLGLGAFGFQLQEVPEGKRIITTTRSHSNKVVTEAVQAMDPHHVIRVGGAGNKIIQLVEGKASAYVFASPGCKKWDTCAPEAILHAVGGKLTDMHGNNYQYSADVKHMNSAGVLATLRNHQYYVSRVPLSVLQALSSD, translated from the exons ATGGCAAGCAGCCCTGTGGTGGTGATGCGGCTTCTGGCTTCAGCGTATGCTGTAGCAGAGAAGGCAGGGACAATCGTGAGGAAAGTCCTTTACAGTGGAGATCTGGGAATCGTTGAAAAG ACAGGTGTTAATGACCTACAGACACTTGCTGACCGACTTGTTCAGAAGAGTATATGTGCTTCCCTGTCACAGAATTTTCCCAGAATCACAATAATTGGGGAGGAG GATTTGCCATCAGAGGCAGTAGAAGAGGACCTGATTGAGATCAGTCAGTATGATGCAATACTGCAAAAGCCATGTCCAGATGAGTACTCCAATTTGAAGGAAGaggag CTTGTTGTGTGGGTTGATCCTCTAGATGGCACTAAAGAATACACTGAAG CTGCAAGGTTACTGGACAGCCCAGTTGTCATTAAGAAGCTGCTCAAGCCCCACAGAACCCCTACCC GGCTCTTGGATCATGTGACTGTGCTGATAGGCATTGCTTATAAAGGAAAAGCCATCGCTGGAGTAATCAACCAACCCTTCTACAACTACCAG GTGGGTGCAGATGCCACTTTGGGCAGAACGTTGTGGGGAATGTTGGGTTTAGGTGCTTTCGGCTTCCAACTCCAGGAGGTGCCAGAAGGGAAAAGGATCATCACCACCACACGCTCCCACAGCAATAAAGTTGTGACAGAAGCTGTCCAAGCAATGGATCCTCATCATGTGATCCGAGTAGGAGGCGCTGGGAATAAG ATCATTCAGCTGGTGGAGGGTAAGGCATCAGCCTATGTCTTTGCAAGCCCAGGCTGTAAAAAGTGGGACACCTGCGCACCCGAGGCAATTCTGCATGCTGTTGGCG GAAAACTAACTGACATGCATGGGAACAACTACCAATACAGTGCAGATGTGAAGCACATGAACTCGGCTGGTGTGTTGGCAACACTGCGGAATCACCAGTATTATGTTAGCAGGGTGCCTCTGTCTGTTCTGCAGGCCCTTTCCTCTGATTAA
- the bpnt1 gene encoding 3'(2'),5'-bisphosphate nucleotidase 1 isoform X2 — MASSPVVVMRLLASAYAVAEKAGTIVRKVLYSGDLGIVEKTGVNDLQTLADRLVQKSICASLSQNFPRITIIGEEDLPSEAVEEDLIEISQYDAILQKPCPDEYSNLKEEELVVWVDPLDGTKEYTEGLLDHVTVLIGIAYKGKAIAGVINQPFYNYQVGADATLGRTLWGMLGLGAFGFQLQEVPEGKRIITTTRSHSNKVVTEAVQAMDPHHVIRVGGAGNKIIQLVEGKASAYVFASPGCKKWDTCAPEAILHAVGGKLTDMHGNNYQYSADVKHMNSAGVLATLRNHQYYVSRVPLSVLQALSSD, encoded by the exons ATGGCAAGCAGCCCTGTGGTGGTGATGCGGCTTCTGGCTTCAGCGTATGCTGTAGCAGAGAAGGCAGGGACAATCGTGAGGAAAGTCCTTTACAGTGGAGATCTGGGAATCGTTGAAAAG ACAGGTGTTAATGACCTACAGACACTTGCTGACCGACTTGTTCAGAAGAGTATATGTGCTTCCCTGTCACAGAATTTTCCCAGAATCACAATAATTGGGGAGGAG GATTTGCCATCAGAGGCAGTAGAAGAGGACCTGATTGAGATCAGTCAGTATGATGCAATACTGCAAAAGCCATGTCCAGATGAGTACTCCAATTTGAAGGAAGaggag CTTGTTGTGTGGGTTGATCCTCTAGATGGCACTAAAGAATACACTGAAG GGCTCTTGGATCATGTGACTGTGCTGATAGGCATTGCTTATAAAGGAAAAGCCATCGCTGGAGTAATCAACCAACCCTTCTACAACTACCAG GTGGGTGCAGATGCCACTTTGGGCAGAACGTTGTGGGGAATGTTGGGTTTAGGTGCTTTCGGCTTCCAACTCCAGGAGGTGCCAGAAGGGAAAAGGATCATCACCACCACACGCTCCCACAGCAATAAAGTTGTGACAGAAGCTGTCCAAGCAATGGATCCTCATCATGTGATCCGAGTAGGAGGCGCTGGGAATAAG ATCATTCAGCTGGTGGAGGGTAAGGCATCAGCCTATGTCTTTGCAAGCCCAGGCTGTAAAAAGTGGGACACCTGCGCACCCGAGGCAATTCTGCATGCTGTTGGCG GAAAACTAACTGACATGCATGGGAACAACTACCAATACAGTGCAGATGTGAAGCACATGAACTCGGCTGGTGTGTTGGCAACACTGCGGAATCACCAGTATTATGTTAGCAGGGTGCCTCTGTCTGTTCTGCAGGCCCTTTCCTCTGATTAA